A window of the Pyrodictium abyssi genome harbors these coding sequences:
- a CDS encoding deoxyuridine 5'-triphosphate nucleotidohydrolase — protein MALPGIYAAAYLLAGPARGQVQPAGVDLRVGEVHVFRESGYLGAEGRRIPASEPLEPEGGAWLLSPGFYKAVFMDAVHIPENTVATCFPRSSLLRMGALLGCAVWDPGYRGRGEALLVVGNPHGIRIEVGARIAQLVFIRLYPQLGERYSGVYQGERLAREQV, from the coding sequence GTGGCGCTTCCGGGTATATATGCTGCTGCGTATCTACTCGCGGGGCCGGCTCGGGGCCAGGTACAGCCTGCTGGAGTCGATCTGCGCGTGGGAGAGGTACACGTTTTCCGGGAATCAGGGTACCTTGGCGCCGAGGGCCGGAGGATACCCGCCTCGGAGCCACTAGAGCCGGAGGGTGGTGCTTGGCTCCTTAGCCCCGGCTTCTACAAGGCGGTCTTCATGGACGCGGTCCACATCCCGGAGAATACTGTTGCTACCTGCTTTCCCCGTAGCAGCTTGCTACGCATGGGCGCGTTACTGGGATGCGCTGTATGGGACCCCGGGTACCGTGGTAGGGGCGAAGCCTTGCTCGTTGTCGGTAACCCGCACGGGATCCGGATAGAGGTCGGGGCCCGGATAGCCCAGCTCGTGTTCATAAGGCTCTACCCACAGCTCGGCGAAAGGTATAGCGGTGTATACCAGGGCGAGAGGCTAGCGAGAGAGCAGGTCTAG
- a CDS encoding FAD-dependent thymidylate synthase — MPLLEATTSRASIAPPVSVKLISYTRDAPRLAAAAARITVSKKPVEKAWEMQPSDIEKWIRELVRRGHGSPLEHAVYTFEAVCSRVCSHQLVRHRIASYTQQSMRYTEGFLRSMVLEICSILGVNCPEKPGSSVDYSIYSMALSRAADAVQQILAGESNGAHVDGIVAAVSRAYVINPRWSMDTVLQQVRIHLNATAAYYEMLAKGVPREDARFVLPHAVRTRVVFTMNARELLESFLPLRMCSHAQWEIRMLAWNVYDKLVEIHPEIFRYAGPRCVLQENRVRVEPCSLDDYLSGRCSFTIERCPELVPRKGIQNCLRYARDSSRAVKGKTAPAW; from the coding sequence ATGCCTCTATTAGAGGCAACGACTAGCAGAGCATCTATCGCGCCGCCGGTTAGCGTCAAGCTTATCTCATATACCCGTGACGCTCCGCGCCTTGCCGCTGCAGCTGCCAGGATAACAGTCTCGAAGAAGCCGGTGGAAAAGGCCTGGGAAATGCAGCCTAGCGATATCGAGAAATGGATACGTGAACTTGTACGTAGAGGGCATGGAAGCCCCCTAGAGCACGCCGTGTACACTTTCGAGGCTGTCTGCAGCCGTGTATGTAGCCACCAGCTCGTTCGCCACCGGATAGCAAGCTATACACAGCAGAGTATGAGGTATACAGAAGGATTCTTGAGAAGCATGGTGCTGGAGATATGCAGCATACTCGGGGTTAACTGTCCGGAGAAGCCGGGCAGTAGTGTAGACTACAGCATCTACAGCATGGCTCTAAGCCGGGCTGCCGACGCAGTACAGCAAATACTGGCAGGGGAGAGTAACGGAGCACATGTTGACGGGATTGTGGCAGCTGTTAGCAGAGCCTATGTGATAAACCCGAGGTGGAGCATGGACACGGTCCTCCAGCAGGTACGCATACATCTCAACGCTACTGCTGCCTACTACGAGATGCTTGCCAAAGGAGTACCGAGAGAGGACGCGCGGTTTGTGCTACCACATGCTGTCCGTACACGGGTAGTCTTCACCATGAACGCGCGGGAGCTCCTTGAAAGCTTCCTACCGCTTAGGATGTGTAGCCATGCTCAGTGGGAGATACGCATGCTGGCATGGAACGTCTATGACAAGCTCGTGGAAATTCACCCAGAGATATTCCGGTACGCGGGGCCCCGCTGCGTCCTTCAGGAAAACCGTGTACGCGTAGAGCCCTGCAGCCTAGATGACTACTTGTCGGGGAGGTGCAGCTTCACTATAGAGAGATGCCCAGAGCTAGTACCACGGAAGGGTATACAAAATTGCTTAAGGTATGCACGTGATAGCAGTAGGGCGGTGAAGGGTAAGACCGCCCCAGCGTGGTAA
- a CDS encoding FkbM family methyltransferase yields MGQEALREKGAAEPRDEEHLAWLVASSRGCIEDEIVEQLLDATINGCKGELEVKLGEATFMVPCSQLPEAWANLLHIYCINDYQVGSLVRLEPGNTVVDGGAYLGFFTVRAALAMQRDGLVIAVEPNPLARRVLYRNLELNMLENVARVDPRALGGCGYCIRKIYVTEPWVNTTTQPRYVDMMGNELVKTLSIPAISLKKLLADHSVGFVDLLKLDIEGAEWEVLEHAAEDGVLAPSTVRQIIVEVHPPFTDPAGIEALLRDQGYRTTRRMLGAKWMQAIVIGVS; encoded by the coding sequence TTGGGCCAGGAGGCATTGCGTGAAAAAGGTGCCGCCGAGCCGAGAGACGAAGAGCACCTTGCGTGGCTGGTGGCCTCGTCCAGAGGCTGCATAGAAGACGAGATAGTGGAGCAGCTTCTCGACGCTACTATCAATGGATGCAAGGGTGAGCTGGAGGTAAAGCTCGGAGAAGCAACCTTTATGGTGCCGTGTAGCCAGCTGCCAGAGGCGTGGGCTAATCTACTACACATCTACTGTATTAACGACTACCAAGTGGGCTCACTTGTCAGACTCGAGCCGGGCAACACAGTGGTCGATGGAGGGGCCTACCTCGGCTTCTTTACGGTGAGAGCGGCTCTTGCTATGCAGCGTGACGGGCTAGTTATAGCTGTTGAGCCAAACCCTCTTGCAAGGAGAGTACTATACAGGAACCTGGAGCTGAATATGCTTGAGAACGTGGCGCGTGTAGACCCACGGGCACTAGGTGGCTGCGGGTACTGTATTCGGAAGATATACGTAACCGAGCCATGGGTTAACACTACTACGCAGCCACGTTACGTGGATATGATGGGGAATGAACTGGTGAAAACGCTATCTATTCCTGCTATAAGCTTAAAGAAACTACTCGCGGACCATAGTGTCGGCTTCGTAGACCTCCTTAAGCTCGACATAGAGGGGGCAGAATGGGAAGTCCTAGAACACGCCGCGGAAGACGGTGTACTGGCACCCAGCACAGTTAGGCAGATAATAGTAGAGGTTCATCCGCCCTTCACAGACCCTGCCGGCATAGAGGCTCTCCTGCGCGACCAAGGGTACAGGACAACCAGGAGAATGCTTGGAGCCAAGTGGATGCAGGCCATAGTCATAGGCGTGTCCTAG
- a CDS encoding type II toxin-antitoxin system VapC family toxin → MVGPILVDSTVLIRLLLGKTGADFAVNIFSRAEEGSEDLVIPSTAVVEALSKAAVAAASAATGASVAESIEKLASNKDVRAKALEAVEKLAAYLSQLSRTGRLTVYTVGMDDIAKAVELAKKHDLSLSDAITLAVAEKLRIQKIATFSSKLRSMEGYTFMPSS, encoded by the coding sequence ATGGTCGGCCCAATACTGGTAGACTCTACAGTCCTCATAAGGCTCCTACTAGGCAAGACCGGTGCAGACTTCGCGGTCAACATATTCAGCCGTGCCGAAGAGGGCAGCGAAGACCTTGTGATACCGAGCACAGCAGTAGTCGAGGCGCTATCCAAGGCTGCTGTAGCTGCTGCAAGTGCTGCCACCGGGGCAAGCGTGGCAGAGAGCATAGAGAAGCTAGCATCCAACAAGGATGTAAGGGCCAAGGCCCTAGAAGCCGTAGAGAAGCTAGCAGCATACCTATCCCAGCTAAGCAGGACCGGGAGGCTCACAGTCTACACAGTGGGTATGGACGACATAGCAAAAGCGGTAGAGCTGGCAAAGAAGCATGACCTAAGCCTCAGCGACGCAATAACGCTGGCAGTGGCAGAAAAGCTCCGTATACAGAAGATAGCAACATTCAGCTCTAAGCTACGCAGTATGGAAGGGTATACATTTATGCCGTCTAGCTAA
- a CDS encoding KaiC domain-containing protein produces the protein MKVEIERLPTGVPGFDKLIQGGIPRGFFVAVVGEPGTGKTIFSIHFIAEGIRQGDKNIYVTTEESKESIIKQAAMFGFDFEKAIRDGKLVIIDALMGKRDDPWSIPELDVETLVNKVIEAKRYLGYGRARLVVDSMSAFWLDKPAMARKYSYYVKRVLYRWDFTALLISQYAVTTSLGFGFGIEHVADGIIRFRKSVVRGELRRYVIIEKMRQTEHSLRMHEIEIRDGIGMRVKAPTVYRKEDTALPPSVAARMLAAELQRLLEIPDGENEA, from the coding sequence TTGAAGGTGGAGATAGAACGATTACCGACGGGAGTGCCTGGCTTCGACAAACTCATACAGGGAGGTATACCCCGAGGCTTCTTCGTCGCGGTCGTGGGCGAGCCCGGCACAGGTAAGACGATATTCTCAATCCACTTTATAGCCGAGGGTATACGGCAGGGGGACAAAAACATCTACGTGACAACCGAGGAGTCAAAGGAGAGCATAATAAAGCAAGCAGCAATGTTCGGATTCGACTTCGAGAAAGCTATCCGCGACGGCAAGCTTGTCATAATAGACGCGCTAATGGGTAAACGAGACGACCCATGGAGTATTCCAGAGCTAGATGTAGAGACGCTGGTCAACAAGGTAATAGAGGCGAAAAGGTACCTAGGCTACGGTAGGGCACGCCTAGTTGTAGACTCTATGTCGGCCTTCTGGCTGGACAAGCCGGCAATGGCCAGGAAATACAGCTACTACGTTAAACGGGTCCTATACCGCTGGGACTTCACGGCCCTGCTCATAAGCCAGTACGCCGTCACCACGAGCCTTGGCTTCGGCTTCGGCATAGAGCACGTGGCTGACGGCATCATAAGGTTTAGAAAGTCTGTCGTAAGGGGAGAGCTTAGACGCTACGTAATAATAGAAAAGATGAGGCAAACGGAGCACAGCCTCCGCATGCACGAGATAGAGATAAGGGACGGTATAGGCATGCGTGTAAAAGCGCCTACGGTATACCGTAAAGAGGACACTGCTCTGCCGCCGTCGGTCGCGGCAAGAATGCTGGCTGCGGAGCTACAGAGGCTACTAGAGATACCCGATGGGGAAAACGAGGCCTAG
- a CDS encoding ABC transporter ATP-binding protein, whose amino-acid sequence MQLHGRCSGDVLVAEGLVKKFKRGPMIGPVSLRIGPGSVYALIGPNGAGKTTTIRMILGIYRPDAGYVKICGVDPYTGRGAHGLAAYVPEETAVYPRLTGYEHLWFYAGLYTGDPGETKRIVERAAALSELGEALTRPVESYSKGMKRKLLLALALALNTPLLVLDEPTSGLDVYSAVRIRQLIRRAAEEGRAVLVTSHNMLEVERIADRVAFIAKGRIVDEGRPDELIQKYGARDLEEAFVKAVPRQRQGAGKG is encoded by the coding sequence TTGCAGCTGCATGGCCGCTGCAGCGGCGACGTGCTCGTGGCGGAGGGGCTTGTAAAGAAGTTCAAGAGGGGCCCCATGATAGGCCCCGTTTCGCTGCGTATAGGCCCGGGCTCTGTCTACGCCCTTATAGGGCCTAATGGCGCGGGGAAGACGACGACTATACGCATGATACTGGGGATATATAGACCTGATGCCGGCTATGTGAAGATATGTGGCGTTGACCCCTACACCGGCCGAGGGGCTCATGGCCTAGCCGCGTACGTGCCCGAGGAGACTGCTGTCTACCCACGGCTTACAGGCTACGAGCATCTATGGTTCTACGCAGGCCTCTATACCGGAGACCCGGGTGAGACTAAGCGCATCGTTGAGCGGGCCGCGGCGCTATCGGAGCTTGGCGAAGCGCTTACGAGGCCAGTTGAGAGCTACAGCAAGGGCATGAAGAGGAAGCTGTTACTAGCTCTAGCCCTTGCTCTTAACACCCCGCTCCTGGTCCTCGACGAGCCCACCTCAGGGCTAGACGTCTACAGTGCTGTCCGTATACGCCAGCTTATAAGACGCGCAGCCGAGGAGGGGCGCGCTGTCCTGGTTACTAGCCATAACATGCTCGAGGTTGAGAGGATAGCCGATAGAGTGGCCTTCATAGCCAAGGGTAGAATTGTTGACGAGGGACGGCCGGACGAGCTAATACAGAAGTATGGTGCTAGAGACCTAGAGGAGGCTTTTGTTAAGGCTGTTCCACGGCAGCGGCAGGGAGCAGGCAAGGGCTAG
- a CDS encoding MBL fold metallo-hydrolase: MALKLRWWLHACFEIEAAGKKLVIDPHDGGSLGVGFTAPRVTADYVLVTHEHYDHNAVEKVSNESTIVVRERTGEFELGPFRVKGVRLPHDEFGGRIRGFVTAYRVEAEGISIVHLSDLGRMLEEEEVNEIGRVDVALVPAGGVYTLHPRQALDVAEALSARIVIPMHYWLPGMQLPLEPLDTLLRYAKKWRVVRLDSNTVELSREDIPEEKTIAVLAPPS; this comes from the coding sequence ATGGCGCTGAAGCTGAGATGGTGGCTGCATGCCTGCTTCGAGATAGAGGCGGCTGGCAAGAAGCTGGTAATAGACCCTCACGACGGGGGTAGCCTGGGTGTCGGCTTCACGGCGCCCAGAGTGACAGCAGACTACGTCCTGGTTACACACGAGCACTACGACCACAACGCTGTAGAGAAGGTATCCAACGAAAGCACCATCGTTGTACGGGAGAGGACCGGGGAGTTCGAGCTAGGGCCATTCAGGGTTAAGGGCGTCAGGCTCCCCCATGACGAGTTCGGGGGGCGCATCCGGGGATTCGTCACCGCATACCGTGTAGAGGCGGAGGGCATCAGCATAGTACATCTAAGCGATTTGGGCCGCATGCTCGAAGAGGAGGAGGTTAACGAAATAGGTAGAGTAGATGTTGCACTAGTGCCTGCTGGCGGTGTCTATACTCTACATCCACGCCAGGCACTGGATGTTGCTGAGGCGCTCAGCGCGCGGATAGTGATACCCATGCATTATTGGCTTCCCGGCATGCAGCTCCCCTTAGAACCCCTTGACACTCTTCTACGCTATGCTAAGAAGTGGCGTGTGGTACGCCTAGACTCTAACACTGTCGAGCTGTCGCGGGAGGATATACCGGAGGAGAAGACTATAGCCGTCCTCGCGCCGCCTAGCTAG
- a CDS encoding 6-pyruvoyl trahydropterin synthase family protein produces the protein MVLGVCVSTWISAALRVESLGGSAASLHGHDYRLRVCVEGPLGSDNTVVDHYVLERLLSECTGELDHVYLNEVLGVRDATAEVLVSRIYECLANKLASIGRQLRLVLVEACTATGYCSYYRDDRGCPGPA, from the coding sequence ATGGTACTGGGTGTCTGCGTGTCAACCTGGATATCGGCTGCTCTCCGCGTTGAAAGCCTTGGAGGCTCCGCGGCCTCGCTGCATGGCCACGACTATAGGCTACGGGTGTGCGTTGAAGGCCCCCTGGGCAGCGACAATACAGTAGTCGACCACTACGTGCTCGAGAGACTCCTCAGCGAGTGCACCGGAGAGCTCGACCACGTGTATCTAAACGAGGTGCTAGGAGTAAGAGACGCAACAGCAGAGGTGCTAGTCAGCAGAATATACGAGTGCCTAGCCAACAAGCTAGCCAGTATTGGGCGCCAGTTGCGCCTAGTGCTTGTAGAGGCGTGCACGGCCACAGGCTATTGCTCCTACTACCGCGACGATAGGGGCTGCCCGGGCCCCGCCTAG
- a CDS encoding ABC transporter permease: MPGFPLGYRLAVLVKKEALELLRDRRSLALMVISAFLFPLLGLLVTGLKTQQAALVAIVVCDKGTPARELASRLYSAFNESPGFNAVLEHGPGCTPPEQAVAAILIPDGFSRNATSVDAPVIVKIYGVVGNPAADEAVQLAYSVMSGFSQDIALQRVKTLASLAGRHVEAEYVLHPLRVVSETVTETGQRATPELEERATVARFLAFSVFFILNPAAIAVADSITRERVRGTGELLVITPLTGTELVLGKTLGSMTAALIAGGLDTIAVVAYVETVSAAVGPSLIVFHAVQVALAVMVTATTTMLVTMLVPGQRAATLTASIVTGAAVMVFFSILFVDLNTLPTWIRLLLYAIPYTHTAQAIESYALGDTGAALAHTLVVVVLALASVAVTARLYKPERLVKQD, from the coding sequence ATGCCTGGTTTTCCGCTTGGTTACCGCCTGGCGGTGCTCGTTAAGAAGGAGGCTCTAGAGCTACTACGCGACCGCCGCAGCCTAGCGTTAATGGTAATATCGGCGTTCCTGTTCCCTCTCCTAGGGCTTCTCGTAACTGGGCTCAAGACTCAGCAAGCTGCGCTAGTAGCCATAGTTGTATGCGACAAGGGCACGCCCGCTAGGGAGCTGGCCTCTAGGCTCTATAGCGCTTTCAACGAGAGCCCGGGGTTCAACGCTGTACTAGAGCACGGGCCCGGCTGCACCCCGCCAGAACAAGCAGTGGCCGCTATACTTATCCCGGACGGGTTTAGCAGGAACGCTACCAGTGTTGACGCGCCCGTTATCGTGAAGATCTACGGGGTTGTGGGGAATCCTGCAGCTGACGAGGCTGTACAGCTGGCGTATAGCGTTATGAGCGGGTTCTCCCAGGACATTGCCCTGCAGCGGGTTAAAACCCTAGCAAGCCTGGCGGGTAGGCACGTCGAAGCCGAGTATGTGCTCCACCCTCTGAGGGTTGTTTCCGAGACCGTGACGGAGACTGGGCAGCGTGCTACACCGGAGCTAGAGGAGCGGGCAACAGTTGCGAGGTTTCTAGCATTCTCTGTGTTCTTCATACTCAATCCTGCGGCCATAGCTGTTGCCGACTCTATAACCCGGGAGCGTGTACGCGGCACCGGCGAGCTGCTCGTGATAACACCGCTCACGGGCACCGAGCTTGTACTCGGCAAAACCCTGGGCTCAATGACCGCGGCGCTTATAGCTGGTGGGCTGGACACTATAGCTGTTGTAGCCTATGTTGAGACTGTCTCAGCAGCCGTCGGCCCTAGTCTTATAGTCTTCCACGCAGTGCAAGTAGCTCTGGCGGTAATGGTTACAGCCACCACGACAATGCTAGTCACCATGCTTGTTCCGGGACAGAGAGCCGCCACGCTGACAGCGAGCATCGTGACCGGGGCTGCTGTCATGGTGTTCTTCTCTATCCTGTTTGTGGACCTAAACACGTTGCCAACTTGGATTAGGCTGTTACTCTATGCCATACCGTACACGCATACGGCACAAGCCATCGAGAGCTATGCGCTAGGCGATACCGGGGCTGCCCTCGCGCATACTCTAGTGGTAGTCGTGTTAGCTTTGGCCTCCGTAGCTGTTACGGCGCGCCTATACAAGCCGGAAAGACTGGTAAAACAAGACTAA
- a CDS encoding ribbon-helix-helix domain-containing protein, with translation MSTASAIYVRVPQELLREFDRVAQEHGLSRSEAIREAMKLFIYYSKAPDVKKLRGLIEASIEAEEIDKFVLPG, from the coding sequence TTGAGCACAGCGTCGGCCATCTACGTCCGCGTCCCACAGGAGCTGCTACGGGAGTTTGATAGAGTAGCACAGGAGCACGGCCTATCAAGGAGCGAGGCCATCAGGGAGGCTATGAAGCTCTTCATATACTACTCCAAGGCGCCAGACGTCAAGAAGCTCCGCGGCCTCATAGAAGCTAGTATCGAGGCCGAGGAGATCGACAAGTTTGTTCTCCCAGGCTAA
- a CDS encoding adenosylcobalamin-dependent ribonucleoside-diphosphate reductase, whose protein sequence is MAGSSDKQQLELIRESLYRPEAEEEAKRLLLADIYPTIASSYRETAPNGGLLAPLPECVKEYAEGKREEPCVDDLGFPYNAIRVLMARYMTRNEYGAFMETPSMVMKRVALGFRSRVDPEELYRLLVTRRFMFNSPTLFNMYANGAKGTLSACYVTPVYDDMRAIMDAATVQAMTFKWGGGQGFSFSELRPRWDIVKGTSGYASGPLSFIQIYDVVTEMVKQGGKRRGANMGILHVWHPDIINPDFDPWAALWNQLPPQLQGLLRQLKEIVDTIEKDGEYEVDGTVKEMLERLTRGGWSTVEDAGFIQAKEPPLQDANITNFNISVGVNDSFMKAVLEDKEWWMVNPRYSADPKAGVYRIHYSVSRATGSGRVGKLVEKHPWLLDNPYLNIYEDVVEEAKKKALEALREQARYTGWETQPDTKNPHAWRYPARRIWDKIVENAWAGGDPGLFIPDNHNKWNPTPWLGAVNATNPCGEQPLYPFESCNLGSMSIEKYVVGSRFDIEKFMHDVQVVISAMDAVIDLNNHPDPRQDTANKLTRKIGLGIMGLADALAKLGYPYDSEEAVAFTLIVMAALEVYSWKRSWELGAKLGHAPAFECRRWDWRSMKCLEKGEPEELVELHTPALLKAAEVARFEDGWLKIRYHKVSIPDEIRGKLVGETRKRVEPDGSIKLVPEPVLERVAREVFGVEKRHVWEALKLHPVKVANSPRHLLALAVWMPQAAWELLKSYGRLLGAKAPRNTVTTTVAPTGTISIIAGTSSGIEPYFALVYRRVVAVGEFLEVVRPFREKLLEAAARYKAPEEAVKLVYETISKHKGSLRWALDEIRDKLMQMGIMNGLLAEIERLARLFTMSMDFDVWYHLAHQMAAQLYVDQAISKTINLREEATRDEVFTAYLVAWLGGLKGVTVYRDGSKGLQVIYFGGEQKSLSTKPIRRRKKSQEQPRRKMRMMHLRKRARPEELEMDGRARELFEVKEARTDTGEVVVELTENSTCKTCEM, encoded by the coding sequence GTGGCGGGTAGTAGCGACAAGCAACAGCTAGAACTTATCAGGGAGTCGTTGTACCGGCCGGAGGCCGAAGAGGAGGCCAAGCGGCTCCTACTCGCAGATATATACCCTACTATAGCTAGTAGCTATCGGGAAACGGCGCCCAATGGTGGACTCCTAGCACCACTACCGGAATGTGTGAAGGAGTATGCAGAGGGTAAGCGTGAGGAGCCTTGTGTCGACGACCTAGGCTTCCCCTACAACGCCATCCGCGTCCTCATGGCCAGGTATATGACCCGTAATGAGTACGGCGCCTTCATGGAGACTCCCAGCATGGTGATGAAGAGGGTAGCGCTAGGCTTCCGGAGCCGTGTAGACCCCGAAGAGCTGTACCGGCTACTCGTAACCCGGCGCTTCATGTTCAACTCCCCAACCCTCTTCAACATGTACGCTAATGGGGCTAAAGGCACTCTAAGTGCATGCTACGTGACCCCGGTCTACGATGACATGCGCGCTATAATGGATGCAGCAACAGTCCAGGCCATGACCTTCAAGTGGGGTGGTGGTCAGGGCTTCTCGTTCTCAGAGCTCAGGCCCCGCTGGGACATAGTGAAGGGCACCAGTGGCTACGCCTCTGGGCCTCTAAGCTTCATCCAGATATACGACGTAGTCACGGAAATGGTTAAGCAAGGCGGCAAGCGCCGCGGCGCAAACATGGGTATTCTGCATGTATGGCATCCAGACATAATCAACCCAGACTTCGACCCCTGGGCGGCGCTCTGGAACCAGCTACCGCCACAGCTCCAGGGCCTGCTACGCCAGCTCAAAGAGATAGTAGACACCATAGAGAAGGATGGTGAATACGAGGTTGACGGTACAGTCAAGGAGATGCTAGAGAGACTAACACGTGGCGGCTGGAGCACGGTGGAAGACGCGGGCTTCATACAGGCAAAGGAGCCGCCGCTACAGGACGCCAACATAACCAACTTCAACATAAGTGTGGGCGTGAACGACTCATTCATGAAGGCTGTGCTAGAGGACAAGGAGTGGTGGATGGTAAACCCAAGGTACAGCGCCGACCCCAAGGCTGGCGTCTACAGGATCCACTATAGCGTGAGCAGGGCTACGGGCTCGGGCCGGGTAGGCAAGCTTGTAGAGAAACACCCCTGGCTGCTAGACAATCCATACCTCAACATATACGAGGACGTGGTAGAGGAGGCTAAGAAGAAAGCCCTAGAAGCGCTCCGAGAGCAAGCCAGGTACACTGGCTGGGAGACACAGCCCGACACCAAGAATCCTCATGCTTGGCGCTACCCGGCCCGCAGGATATGGGACAAGATAGTAGAAAACGCGTGGGCGGGCGGCGACCCCGGACTCTTCATACCCGACAACCACAACAAGTGGAACCCAACTCCATGGCTCGGCGCGGTTAACGCCACCAACCCCTGCGGCGAGCAGCCACTATACCCGTTTGAGAGCTGCAACCTCGGCAGCATGAGCATCGAGAAGTACGTGGTAGGCAGCCGCTTCGACATAGAGAAATTCATGCACGATGTACAAGTGGTAATAAGCGCCATGGACGCTGTCATAGACCTCAACAACCACCCTGACCCTAGGCAGGATACAGCCAACAAGCTGACAAGGAAGATAGGCCTAGGGATAATGGGTCTAGCTGACGCGCTCGCGAAGCTCGGCTACCCATATGATAGCGAGGAGGCTGTAGCATTCACCCTAATAGTCATGGCGGCTCTGGAGGTCTATAGCTGGAAGCGTAGCTGGGAGCTAGGCGCCAAGCTGGGCCACGCCCCCGCGTTCGAGTGTAGGCGCTGGGACTGGCGCAGCATGAAGTGCCTAGAGAAGGGCGAGCCCGAGGAGCTAGTAGAGCTGCATACCCCGGCCCTACTCAAGGCGGCTGAGGTAGCCCGGTTCGAAGACGGCTGGCTGAAGATACGGTACCACAAGGTGAGCATACCAGACGAGATACGAGGAAAGCTCGTCGGGGAGACCCGGAAGAGGGTTGAGCCAGACGGCAGCATAAAGCTAGTCCCGGAGCCCGTGCTGGAGCGTGTAGCACGCGAGGTATTCGGGGTAGAGAAGCGCCACGTATGGGAGGCGCTAAAGCTGCACCCAGTCAAGGTGGCTAACAGTCCCAGGCACCTACTAGCGCTAGCAGTATGGATGCCGCAAGCGGCATGGGAGCTGCTAAAGAGCTACGGGCGCCTCCTAGGCGCCAAGGCCCCGAGGAACACGGTCACCACAACCGTGGCCCCCACGGGCACAATAAGCATCATAGCTGGGACCAGCAGTGGCATAGAGCCCTACTTCGCCCTCGTCTACAGGCGCGTCGTGGCGGTCGGCGAGTTCCTAGAGGTGGTGAGGCCGTTCCGCGAGAAGCTACTAGAGGCGGCTGCACGCTACAAGGCGCCAGAAGAAGCTGTGAAACTAGTCTACGAGACGATCAGCAAACATAAGGGCTCGCTCCGCTGGGCCCTGGATGAGATACGCGACAAGTTGATGCAGATGGGGATAATGAACGGGCTCCTGGCCGAGATAGAAAGGCTGGCAAGACTATTCACGATGAGCATGGACTTCGACGTGTGGTACCACCTAGCCCACCAGATGGCTGCCCAGCTCTACGTAGACCAGGCTATAAGCAAGACGATAAACCTGAGGGAGGAGGCTACACGGGATGAGGTCTTCACCGCCTACCTAGTGGCCTGGCTGGGCGGCCTGAAGGGTGTAACCGTCTACCGCGACGGCAGCAAGGGCCTCCAGGTAATCTACTTCGGCGGCGAGCAGAAGAGCTTGTCAACCAAGCCTATAAGGCGGCGCAAGAAGAGCCAAGAGCAGCCACGCCGGAAGATGAGGATGATGCACTTAAGGAAAAGAGCTAGGCCAGAGGAGCTTGAGATGGATGGAAGAGCTAGGGAGTTGTTCGAGGTAAAAGAAGCACGAACAGATACGGGCGAGGTAGTAGTAGAGCTCACAGAGAACAGTACATGTAAGACATGCGAAATGTAG